A window of the Lactuca sativa cultivar Salinas chromosome 5, Lsat_Salinas_v11, whole genome shotgun sequence genome harbors these coding sequences:
- the LOC111917605 gene encoding uncharacterized protein LOC111917605, producing the protein MAMEIQQLRQMISSVLGVFQPIPEDPTSHRILRFAHAIADTKVPKRFQTPSMKPYDGTMHPEEHVAQYRERMEIIPIPLHLKTFEKITSDLYRVVQDPKERLTDFVNRFGREALSIPKINMETIVETFKMGLRKDSTFYEDLVMTPCKILDEVRCRALRFIRIEEDKEVHMGSNPSSQYDNPNRKVESSTPRSYKAKPYSKPNHHRFNSLEDEVEEEEPPKITDYCFSVDVSILIYAMQDLGDKARCPKKDNKSTRFKDKSKWCAYHEDFGHITEDCITLRKEISYLLSKGHLKEILERKKEKSKENN; encoded by the exons ATGGCTATGGAAATTCAGCAGTTGAGACAGATGATCTCAAGCGTACTCGGGGTATTTCAACCCATACCAGAAGATCCAACAAGTCACAGGATCTTAAGATTTGCTCATGCGATAGCTGATACCAAAGTTCCTAAGCGCTTCCAGACTCCTAGCATGAAACCTTACGATGGAACTATGCATCCTGAAGAGCATGTAGCACAATACCGAGAAAGGATGGAGATCATTCCCATACCATTGCACTTGAA AACCTTCGAGAAGATCACCAGTGATCTCTATCGGGTGGTTCAGGATCCTAAGGAACGACTTACGGATTTTGTTAATAGGTTTGGCAGGGAAGCTCTGAGCATCCCCAAAATTAACATGGAGactattgtggagaccttcaagATGGGTCTAAGGAAGGATTCAACCTTCTATGAAGATCTCGTGATGACTCCATGCAAGATATTGGACGAAGTTAGGTGTCGAGCATTGAGGTTCATAAGGATTGAAGAGGATAAAGAAGTCCATATGGGGAGCAACCCTTCAAGTCAATACGATAATCCCAATAGGAAGGTCGAATCCTCAACTCCAAGATCCTACAAAGCGAAGCCCTATTCCAAACCAAATCATCACAGGTTTAATTCCCTCGAAGATGAAGTAGAGGAAGAGGAACCTCCTAAGATCACTGACTATTGTTTTTCTGTGGATGTTTCAATTTTAATCTATGCTATGCAGGATCTCGGAGACAAAGCAAGATGTCCGAAGAAGGATAACAAGTCCACCAGGTTTAAAGACAAGTCCAAATGGTGTGCTTACCATGAAGATTTCGGTCACATAACGGAGGATTGCATAACCCTAAGAAAGGAGATCAGTTACCTCCTTAGCAAAGGACATCTTAAAGAGATCCtcgaaagaaagaaagaaaagtccAAGGAGAACAACTAG